In Mustela erminea isolate mMusErm1 chromosome 7, mMusErm1.Pri, whole genome shotgun sequence, the genomic stretch TCTCCAAAGATTTCtccaacaaaaatataaaaatagccgAAAGGTatatgcaaagatgctcaacattattagctGCCATggatatacaaattaaaaccacaaggagaggggtgcctgggtggctcagtggattaagccgctgccttcggctcaggtcatgatctcagggtcctggggtcgagtcccacatcgggctctctgctcagcagggagcctgcttcctcctctctctctctgcttgcctctctgcctacttgtgatctctctctctgtcaaataaataaataaaatcttaaaaaaaaaaaacccacaaggagATACtatttcacacccactaggatggctagaTTCAAAAAGACCAATAATtccaagtgttggggaggatgtggaggaatGAGCATCCTCACATTCTACTCTTGAGAACGTTatatggtgcagccactgtgggcaGTAGTTTGGCACGTTCCTCACAGCGCTGAACGTAGAGTTACCCTGTGATGCAGCCATTCTACTCCTAGGCACGtgtccaaaagaaatgaacacacattcacataaacacacacatgttcACAGCAGTGTTCTGGACACTAGcctgaaaatggaaacaaaccaatGTCcgtcaccagatgaatggataaaatgaagTCTACTCAAAGTGCAGGAGTGTTCAGCAATAAGGAAGTGCTGACAGATGCTACAACCTGGACGAACCTTGAGAACCTCAtgcaaaatgaaagaagcagacacaggggcgcctgggtggctcagtggtttaaagcctctgccttcggctcagttcatgatcccagagtcctgggatcgagcctcacatcgggctctctgcttagcagggagcctgcttcctcctctctctctctctctctgcctgcctctctgcctacttgtgatctctgttgaataaataaataaaatctttaaaaaaaaaaaaaaagcagacacaaaagaccacatattgtaggattccatttgtATAAGTATCCAGAACAGCAGATCCCCTGAGACATAATCCGTGGTTGCTAAGAGCTAAGGAGGAGGAGCCAATGAGGAGGGACTACTAATAgttacagggtttctttttggagcaATGATAATGAAATTAGTAGTGACGGTTTTAAAACACTGTGAGTGTACTAACTGCCACTgaactttaaaagggtgaatttcatGACATGTGAATCACAGATCAATAAAGTTGTTACAGCATgacaaaaagtaaagagaaagaaagccttCCAGAAAGAGACAACTGAAAGATAGATATGAGGAAGAAAAGATCAGAGGCTGAGGCTCCACCTGACAGGTCCCACGTCTGAGTGATGGGAATTTTGGAGTGAGAGAACAATTCAAGTGAGGAAACTATTTTTAAGAGTAAATGcaaggtggggcacctgagtggctcagtcggttaagcatctgcctttagctcaggtcatgatcccagggttccgggacaGGctgccatgttgggctccctgctcagtgaggagtctgcttctcccgctcacTCTGCCgatccccctgcttgggctctctctcaaagaaaattgtaaaaacaaaaaacaaaacaaaaaccacccaaaGGTTAATGCAAGACTATTTCTCAGAAACAAAAGACCTGTGTCTCCACCTAGGAGGGGCCTATCCGCTGCTGGCACATGAACAAAGCCCCAGTCCTCGGCATGGCACTGAGGAATTTCACAAAAGAGGTCAAGTGAAGAGCCTAACAGCTTCCATCGATAAAAGACACACAAAGGCCTGAGAAGCAGAATGCATCAAACTCTTTAGTACAAGTAACAGAAGCTAAACACAATATAGCCTTAAAGATTCTGAGGGAAAATGATTTTCAACTTTATGcttgtaggtgtgtgtgtgtatgtatgtacatgtgtgcacacatatatatatatatatataatgtgttaagaggtatatatatttataggttatttacacacacacacacacacacacacacccctataaacctacacatttatatacataatttattattttcagcttTACACCCAGCCCAACCATGTGAGGTCTAAATAAAGATACGCAGTTTCCAAAAATTTATCTCGAATTGAAGGTGTGTGGCAGCAAAATGAGGGACTATACCCAAGAAAGCAGAAGGTCATGTGGTCTGGAAAGTGGGGAGTCCACCATGGGACAGTGGCCAAGGGCAGGCCCAGGTGATAAAAAGGGAAGTCTCTGGACAGCAGCTAGGCAAAAGGCCCAGAGAGTGAACTGGCCAGATGAGAACAGAGAACTAGAGGGCACCGGGAAAAAGATGAAATCATGAGGTTATCTGATGTGTGCGCGTATCTGGGAAATAACACAGATGTAGGCTGGCAGATGTGGTGGGATGTGTCAGAAAGTAACAAATTAGAGCTTAGAAAATGAAGTGTAAAAAAGATGAGGCAGTCATTCATTTTAGGAAAGATAAAATGTGGGAAAGGAAATATCATCATCGGATGGTATTAGGCTCTGCAGTGATCGGTATTTCCATCCTCACAGTGCCCAGAACTACTGGTGGTTATTTAACCCCAAATGGTGGTGTCCAACATGGAGGCAGATGTGACAGAGCTAAATGCTCCTCTCTCAGAGCAGGAAATCTACATGTTGATGATAAATTTGAGAGGAAACACAAGGCAATcccatttaaaagacaaaagccGCAGTAGCAAAGCGAATACCAGAACGCCCAGCTGCCGAGACCCGTGGACGTGGACGGGGAGGGTTGAGGCTGGCCGACAGGCCACCGGGTTCCTGTGGGAAGGCTCTCAGTGCGTTCTCTAGGCCTTGCCTCCATTCTGAGAAGGGAACCGGGGCCATTAGCCaggcccccttccctccagcccaggGGCCGTCCCCGCAGCACTCACCTTCTTCAGAGAGGTTGTTCTCTTTGGTCTCCTTGTCCATCTGGCAGCACCAGCCCTCCAGCCGCTCTGTTTCTGCCTGAAGTAGCTTCAAGAACCAGTAGCCGTCCCGGCGGCAGGCTCCTGGCTGCGCTGGCTCTGCCGGGGAGCTGGAGGAGGTCTCAAGCCAGGGGTCGGGTGGGGGCAGCGAGGACGCCTCTAGGGCAGGGTCGCTGTTGTCTCCATAGGAGAGGTTGCGCTTGATCTGGGCAATCTTGGGGGCCTGCCGAGGCCCGGCATCAATGCTGATGGAGTTGGGGTGTGGGGTACAGTCCGGGAGGCTCCTCTCAGATGACTTACAGCTTGAGTCGTTGGCATCCTGGGTGTCTGAGTCAGTGTCCCGTCGGGAGGACATGCTGTGAGAGGGGGCGCTGCTTCTGGGGAGGTGGggtgaagtgggggtggggacaggaagaggTGAGAGTCACCAGGAGGGCCAGAGACCAGAGGCCACCCCGACCCGGACACACGGGAGACAGAGAAACGGATGCATCGTCTGCTCACCATGCGCCTGAAGCGGGTCCCACAGCCCCCGTCTCATTCTCTGCTCAGCCCTCGCCCCACCCGTCCGGGCACACGCGCGTGCGCACgcgagcgcgcgcgcacacacacacacacacacacacacacggacaagGTCATAAGGTTGCCTGTTTACTGCAGTGGGGCCAGGAAGACCACCAACATTGGGGTGCTGGGCCATGTCTCTGCTGGCCTCGCCGTCCCCCCCGCCCGTGGGCTGATTAATCTCGCAGAGCAAGCGCTCACTACTGGCCCGCCCGCCTGCCTGCCCAGCTTCCCATGCCTGGGCCACTGCCCGAACCCCAAACCCAGCTTGGTTATTAGAAATCCAGCAAGGAGAAGTGGGTtagggagagcaggaggagaaggcgCAGGAGagatgagagcagagggagggagggggagaagcagccaCCACCTCTGTGCGACTTACCGCCAGTCGTCCTCTACCTGAACCCCGATGGACTGGAATTTGGTAGCGGGACTGGGCTCCTCTTTTGGCACTGGCTGAATGCAGTCAACCTTATTGAAGGACAACGACAGCAACGGCACggagacaaagacaaaaataaaaaacaaacaccacacTTGCTGCTGAAATTCACATTAGTGGGACGACGCAGAAGGACAGACAGGCACGAGGCATGCGGACACTGCACGCGGGCCCGAGGCCGGACCCAGTGAAGCCGGGCACTGCTCATTCGCGCGGAGGCGGGCGGGCAGGTGGGCgggaggtgggatggggtggagaTGACTGGCTTTCCCTACTCTGAGGAGGGTGCCATCACATCGATTGCTTTGGGTCCGTTGTCCTCCGAGAGGTGGGAACCGTTCCTTCTAGTCCTCTCCTTTACACgcatcagagagaagaaaaaaaaaagaaggacgacgagagagaaagaaaacacacacacacacacacaaagccacaGCCGTTATCTGGTGTAGTCAAAGCTGGGGGCTGTCTCGAGGCAAAGATcgctccccccaaccctgcagcTGAAGGGCAGGCTGGAGGCGCCTGTATCAGGGACAAACCTTGGACAGCGGTTCTGGATTTGGAAGCCACCCCAAGGTGATAGCCGGTGAGGTTCCAGGACACTCTGGGATGCCATCCCTGGGCCTGGATGGCTGAGGTTACTTTCAGCAGTGGGTGGGCCTGGGGAGCAGTAGGCAGGACCAGGGCCAGGGCCAAGTGCAAAAGCTAGCTAGCACTTTTTCTACACTCCTGTTAAAGTGGAAGGAAACCCGGCAGCAGTCATGCCCCAAatctgcctttcttctctgggaCCAAGATGCATGGCCATGAAGCAGGCAGGCCAGCCTTTCCGTCACTGCTCATGAATGAGGGAGAACCCAAACCTGACCTAGGGCTTAAGGGGTGGGATGAGGGTTGTCAGGGTATCCTTGGAAACTGGGGACTCCCAGTCCCTTGTCTTCACAGATATGGCAGGGGCCACAAGGCTTTTTGGGGCAAGGGCCAGGCACCAGGCTCCTCGCCATGGGGATGCGGTTGCATTCCTCCTACAGTAAGAGTCCGTGGGAAGTGCACCATCATGGATCTCAAAGAGCTGTGACTAGAGTTTGGCCTGGGGAGGGGATTAATCCTAGGGAGGAGAAGCCTTGGATAGATCCAAGAGCTAGGATCCTTAACCCCATGTAACTTTCTAGATGAATCAATGGTGAACCTAACTTAGACCTTCGGAAGACAGGAGCCTCTGGTTTGGCCAAGGAGAGGGTGGGGCTGCCCAAACAATGACCCTGGGTGACAAGACCCAAGAGACAAGGCTACTCTGATGTCCCTAAGAATCCCCCTTGGAGCAGTTGCACAGGGCAGGGACTGGACTCCTTATGAAGGATCCCAGAAACCATTAATCTCCTGGACAACTCTGTTCCTGTATTTGTGGGGAAACTAAAGCCCTGAGTTACCTCTTAGGGGGAAAATAATTCAGGACAGTACAAGAAATTGGCTAGTGAGCCTTCTCTGGTCAGAGCCATTTGGTCTCCTCTGTGTCTCAAATTCCTCGGGCATTTTAGCGCTCTGCCATCCACTTGGCCGTATCTGGTTGCTCAGGGGAGCCCTTGCAGCCCCAAACCACAACGCACACGAACCTGACCTCCCTGAGGGGTCTGCCTTCCCCAAGCTCAAGACTCCCTGTagctgccctccctccctccctgcccggAGTGTGGTCCACTTTAGTCAGATCCGGCCAGAGCAGGgctccaggtgccccagctcagCTGCCAGAAGACAAGAGTACTGCTGTCTGGTGCATGCAGAAGGCGCAGTGAAGCAGTGGAGGGGAAGCTGGTGTGCCCTGTCCCGCTGTGGGCCACGGTTGTGGGTATACAGTGAGTTTGGCTTCCAGGAGGTTCTGCTGGCTTTGGCCACTTGGTCCTGGGGAAATATCTGCCTGGATACCCTTCCCACGGAGGGAGGCATCAGGACCAGCATCACACTTCTCAATTTGACATGGGCCTGGTGCCTCGAGCCACCTACCTGTCCCCAGGGCCCGAGAGGGCTCTGGGTAATGTTCCCCTCAAGCAACCCCCATGGCTCAAGGGCTCTGGGTCCCGGGCCCCAGGCCCATCGGCGTCTACGCTCCATGCTGCTCCCGCCGCCAAGCGGGGCTGTGGCCTCCGCACCCGAGCTGACCTTGGATTAGAGAACTGTTAGGCCAGTCCCACCTCCCACGCGTTGGCTGACAGGGCAAAGGGTGGagtggacagacagacagtggACAAGTGAACAGTGGACAGGAGATGGCTGGCTGGGTGTAACTACATTCACTGGGGCAGCGCATCACAGGAGCAGGGCCACAGGCCCACAGCTGCAGACCGCAACGGGAGTGGGCAAATGTAAGAACTATGTGGCTGTAGGTGGAATCTGGTTTGGCCGGCCACGTGGGGCCAACCCCCCGAAAATACAGACAAACCACTTTGCCCCGGAGACCTAGCGGGCCTCCACCAGATGTAATTACACACAGGCAGGTGCACAGAGTGGGCTGAGGACACAAGAGTGCGAAAGGGACCCCTACTTGTATTCCTATAGATGACAGTTTCCTTTTGGGGATGGCCTCAGGGTGGGATTCGGAGCTGGTCAGCGTCCCTTGTTCACTCTTCAGAGCTGCATGTTTTGGGGGTGGCTCAGGGGCCTCCGAGGCTGGGGTGACTCCGCCCCGCGTCACACTAGGTGGTCGGGTACTGCTGTCCAGGCTGTCCGACGAGTTGCTCAGGCCCGACTGGCTTGTCACCTCACTCTTGTGGTCCTGGCTGTCCAGGTAGGTGTCCTGGGCAGACTCAGTACTGCTCTGGACCGTGACAGAGATGAAGGGCTTTGACGTGGTGCGTGGAGGGACCGGTGGTGGGGTCTTCTTATACGCCACTAGGCATGATGAACCTGCAGATGGGAGAGGAGGGTAGGCAGAAGGTAAGATCCCAACCCTCCTGAATCTCTTTCAAGTTTGAGGCCCCACTTGACTGGCCTTAAGAAGGATTTCTGGAGCAGGAGAATTGGGGTCTGACATAGCAATGACCAAGACAGACACAGGCCCTGCCCACCCTCCTGCTAGGCCAAGGCCACGTCTAGCTGGGGATGCCAGCATGGGCCAAAGACATCCTCCACCTCATAGTCCCATACAAAGGTTATTTTCCAGTTGGGGCCTGGGCTAGATGATGAAGTTCGTGGTGCCACAGGCTGTGACAGAGCCTGATCCAGTGCCAGGGGAGGCAGAGGTTGCAGAGTAGAGGACAGGAATGCGAAGGAATGTTGCCCTTGCTTCCTCAAGCTCACTGAGAGACCTACTGCCGCCCCTGGACTTCTCCTCTTCTACCTTCCCTCTGTTTGGATACCCCCTCCCTGTCTGGTCGAAGACCAACACCTCTTTTAAGGCCCAGTTAACCCTATCCTCCCATCTTGCTATCCCTTCCCCCTCTTCCGCCCAGTAACATGAAAACCTCACACACCAGTACGCCTCCCTCAATACTCCACCAGTGCTGGTCCGAGTCCCCATTCTCCACCAGGTTTCAGGGAACCAGGACCTccagggtgggagctgggggtcTGAATCTCATTCCAGCCTGGTCTGGGGCTGGCCCACAGCAGGGGCACAGAACGGTGAAGGCCCACCCCTGCTTCATTAAATGCTCAGCTTTTTGTCTGAAACAGAAGGTGCTATTCAAACGTCACTCCCTACTTGCTTCGAAGAGCTGGGTCAGATCCGACAGCTTTTCTCAGCAACTTAACTTCAAATGCCCTTTCCTCCAGGAGGACTAAAACAAACCTATAcctgggctgggagtgggagCCAGATGAGTGACTTTAAGCTCTGCCTTCAAGGGGCTACTGATCACCATGATGCCGATGGCCCAGCAGAAACCCACAAAACCAGGCCTGGTGCCGCAGGGGGTGTTGGCAAGGCACAGCACAATCCGTCCGCCACTGGGAGAATCACTACACAGCCCTATCAGAACGGCTAAATTACAAAACAGTGAaaaagtgctggtgaggatgcggggAAACTGAATTACTCCTACattgctgttgggaatgcaaaatggtaccgCCACCctggaaaatggtttggcagtttatttatttattttttaaaagattttatttttaagtaatctgttaCTTACGGGCTCAAATACataacctggagatcaagagtcacaggctctattGGCAGCCAGCGAGGGGCACTTTGGCAGTTTCCTTTAAAACTAAATATGCAATCATCACACCACCCAGCAACCGTACTCTTGGGCATTTTTTATCATAGAAATGGGAACATATTCACAAAGAACTCCTACATGAGTGTTCATGGCAGCTTTACTTGTCCTGGCCCCCAAACTAGAAACACCCTGGATGCCCTTCAGTGACCGGTATAACTAACTGTGGCACATCCAGAACGTGGAATACTACTGAGCAATGAAAAGAAACCAGCTACTGGTACaggcaacaacttggatgaatcgcAAGTgaattatgccaagtgaaaaaagCAATCCCAAAAAGGTATCTACCGAACTGCTTCATTTATAAAGCATTCTTGAAATGGCCTGATgacagagaggggaaacaggTCAGTGGTTGACAGGGAGATGAAGGGGAGAGGGTGATGCacaggctgggagggagaggagtgtGGCTATAAAAGGGTGACAAGGACCCTCCGTGTGCTAAGAAGTGGGACAGGTGGCGGGCACACGAACCCTCACAGCACTGGACCCGAAGTGAGTAACGGGAAAATGGTGGAATCTGAGTAAGACCAGCCGGCTGGTGTCTATGTCCATACTCTGGTTATGATGTTCTGTTAGTTGTGCAAGACTTTACCATCGAGGGAAACTGGGAAAAGAGCAGATAGCATCCTCTGTACTATTTCTTACAACACTGTAAATGGCaatcatctaaaaataaaaaatttaatttaaaaagccctTCTATCTGTCGGTTCATCTGGCAGACTCGTGTTAGGTCAGGCGCTATACAGACTCCAGGAAAACTAGGAGCCTCAGCAGAGAATGGGCTGTGAAATGAGTCCTTGAACAGTAATAGGGGCCACAGTGGAAGAGCCTGGGAGCCAGGAGCTGGGCCTCACGCCTGGGTCTGGAGGTGACAAAGGGTTCTGGGAGCTCTGAGCCAGGAGCACTCAGTTCTCACTCTGCTCAGAATTTCCCAGTCCTGCTGAAGCCTTGCAAAAACCTCAGGGATCCCTCCAGACAGACACCCCGAGTCTCTCCCTACCAGCCTGAGAAGGGCAGCCcatgggcagaaggagacaggCAGCAGGGCAGGCAGGAGGCGGGGCTGTGGCCAGCAGGAGCATGATCCTTCCACATACTGCCCTGCGGGAGAAGGGACGGGCCTGCTTGGGGAAGAGGGACTCCCATGTGCAGCTGGCCATAGGCACGGGCTCACGGCCCCAAGCTGGGTCATTCACTGAGCTGTACTCAGCAGCTTTATGGCTTTGTAATTTAAACCTCACAGTGACTCTGAGGTGGGGATAGGATTGTGCCCACTTTACAGGTGGGGCATGTGAGGTTCACAAACTTGCCTAGAGCTGCTGACAGTAAGTGGCACCCCCCCATCTGTTCAGCTGCACAGCCTCCCTCACTCTGCTGCTCTGGCTTTAGGTCCCTCCCTGCTAGGAGGGGGCTGCAGGTGTCTGCCTGCGGGGGGCATGCCCAAGCTGAGCTCCCACTGCTGGAGGGAGAAAAACCTAAAGGCAGAGGCCTGTCTTCTAGGCCCTGGCAATG encodes the following:
- the DLGAP4 gene encoding disks large-associated protein 4 isoform X4; this translates as MALCLELLKQCSSCLVAYKKTPPPVPPRTTSKPFISVTVQSSTESAQDTYLDSQDHKSEVTSQSGLSNSSDSLDSSTRPPSVTRGGVTPASEAPEPPPKHAALKSEQGTLTSSESHPEAIPKRKLSSIGIQVDCIQPVPKEEPSPATKFQSIGVQVEDDWRSSAPSHSMSSRRDTDSDTQDANDSSCKSSERSLPDCTPHPNSISIDAGPRQAPKIAQIKRNLSYGDNSDPALEASSLPPPDPWLETSSSSPAEPAQPGACRRDGYWFLKLLQAETERLEGWCCQMDKETKENNLSEEVLGKVLSAVGSAQLLMSQKFQQFRGLCEQNLNPEANPRPTAQDLAGFWDLLQLSIEDISMKFDELYHLKANSWQLVETPEKRKEEKKPPPPVPKKPAKSKPAVSRDKASDAGDKQRQEARKRLLAAKRAASVRQNSATESADSIEIYVPEAQTRL
- the DLGAP4 gene encoding disks large-associated protein 4 isoform X5, yielding MGAVLGGEGTVSRAGDVTGLFVRAEKGPWAGQPKVWAGVMTMLARTSRHNSSQRGRSCRGSSCLVAYKKTPPPVPPRTTSKPFISVTVQSSTESAQDTYLDSQDHKSEVTSQSGLSNSSDSLDSSTRPPSVTRGGVTPASEAPEPPPKHAALKSEQGTLTSSESHPEAIPKRKLSSIGIQVDCIQPVPKEEPSPATKFQSIGVQVEDDWRSSAPSHSMSSRRDTDSDTQDANDSSCKSSERSLPDCTPHPNSISIDAGPRQAPKIAQIKRNLSYGDNSDPALEASSLPPPDPWLETSSSSPAEPAQPGACRRDGYWFLKLLQAETERLEGWCCQMDKETKENNLSEEVLGKVLSAVGSAQLLMSQKFQQFRGLCEQNLNPEANPRPTAQDLAGFWDLLQLSIEDISMKFDELYHLKANSWQLVETPEKRKEEKKPPPPVPKKPAKSKPAVSRDKASDAGDKQRQEARKRLLAAKRAASVRQNSATESADSIEIYVPEAQTRL